The genomic region CAAGAGCCATTCCTCCTCAACAATTACATCTCAGACAAGCAAAACCAGCTCACAATTCATTTTTCTAAGCAAAAACCAGGAACCCTAAAAACCTCAACTTTATTCCCAATTCATCACCTCTGCAAGAACGCTCTCTGCTTCAATTACTCTTCCACAGCACCACCAACAACCACACCTGATATCACCAAATCCCCGCTATTCAGAATCTCGCAACGGAGTAGTACTAAGAGTCCGTGCAGTGCACGTGCTTCTTCCCCCAACGCAATGTTCCTTCATGTTCCTGCAAGAACAGCTTCCATTCTTCTAGAAGCTGCGCTTCGGATTCAGAAGCACTCCAATTCCAGAAACACCAATGGATTTGGCTTCTTCGGTTCCTTCTTTAGGAGATTCACGCACAGGGGAAGAAGGAACAAGAGGCAAATTCAGAGTAATGATAACAatgtgaagaggaagaagaaggtgaaGGATATCTTGAAATTCGAGCTAGATTTgggaagaagaacaacaacaaaggaagaagaagagaacaaGAAGAAGGAGAATGTTATGGTGGACGCTAGTGGTGTGGGGTTCAGGTGTTCCTGCAGTGAAGAAGGGGTGTGTTCTTCGAGTAGtgttcatgatgatgatgataatgacttATTCTGTGAAAGCCCTTTCCGTTTTGTTCTTCAACGGAGTCCTTCCGCCACCTCCTCCTCCGGCCGCCGTACGCCGGAGTTCTCCTCGCCGGCATCGTCTCCAAATCGCCACAGAACAGAGGTTCGTCGTTTTCATACATTCTGCCAAAATATcatttaactcttaaaatcttttatcaaacaattttatgaattaaaattttgttatgattttatattttagttatttaatttattttttaataaaaaatttcaatttttacaaaaaaaaaaaaaatagttaaaaagtNNNNNNNNNNNNNNNNNNNNNNNNNNNNAAATAGTAATTATTAGTTTAATTTGCAATtaaatttatactttttttttactaaaaagaaGAGACTcttatttgagctattactcattagcCAATTAAATCTATACTTTATTTAGTGATAAGTCTCTTatatatttcatttaatttaaattatctaATTTATACCTTTACTAATTTTGCTTTAAAAGGATAGGCCAATTTAATTCAAACTACATTATTAGTTaggaaataatataatataaatatcATGAATGAAGGAACAAAATTAATTACCAAGCGAAAATTCAATTTCTTAATGAAAGCCATTTTAAAAAAAGCTATATCACTAATATTATTACTTACTACTTAATTTCTTAATGAAAGCCATTAATTATGTGAATTGTTGAATTAGTTAGATTAAAGAAAATAACAGAGATCCGGTGATTTTGATTGAAGAAAAAAAGTCAGAACTCGCTGGTCTGACTCGGTACTATTAAGTACTGAGTTGGGGAACCGAGTTCAGCTCGTGAGTTGACATTTGCTCAGTGGTTTATATTTTTGTTGTCGGCAAATGGGATCTGGGTTTGCAGATTTTGCCGGAGACTCTGCTTACAATGACTGTAATGCCCCTATGATTTTTATGCAAAATTGTTTGAAAGATTAAATCTAAGCTGGGGTCAAATATGTCAATTCAGTTTCATATTAGTGAACAGTTTCATGGATTTCCAAAATTGTATTTTTCGATCATGTGTCTGCCATGCaaatcttttttcctttttatttattttttttaaatttgttttgttTTACACTTCTAATTGGTTATTCTGGTAAGTATAAATTTTCTGCAAAACAAGACAAaagatttttatttgttttttctttttttttgttttattgttgttattattatagaCCCCGACATTCGACTTTAGATAATAGTTTCTAGTTTGTATTTTTGTTCTAATTACGCGTAGGGTCCTATATGGCAAGTAAGTAACCAAATATTAAAACAAAATAGAAGTCAATAACAAACTCAATTATTATATATTAAGGAATTATGTTATAACAACCCAATTAGGAGAATATTCTAACTAATGTTGTTTGTTGTGTATTTTTCATATTAGGACAaagaacataataataataatggagatgATAGCATCAACAAATTCCAATCAGggaagcaagaagaagaagaagaagaaaaagaacaatgTAGTCCTGTATCAGTTTTAGACCCACcatttgaggatgatgatgatgttcatgaaagcaatgatgatgatgaggaaggtttTGATTTGGATTGTAGCTACGCCAATGTACAGAGTATGCTATTTTCcttcccttttttattttttaattattttattttatttatgaaaacTTACAATagtaattttttactatttaaaaaaatttcattttttttccctTGTTGTATGGTCGTTTTCCATAAACATTTAACATCGTACACGGTTCTTCAAAGTTGATTGTCTGTTGCAAAATGGCACAAGAGGGGGTCTCTAATTGAATAAGATGATATCCCAACCATCAATCATATCTCTCTATCTTGGTAGGGTTCCATTTTGAAAGATAGTTGTTTTCGCATTCAATGTGGACTTGGCCTACTACTACTCTGTTTATTACTAGACACAACCAATACATTGCAAATTTGATCATGTCCCACATTTTACTTTCTTGGGGAAATATATATTCACTATTATTTGCAGCAATATGTGTAACTGTTTTCATTGTTTTATCAAGTTTTCTTGGTGGTACTTTTTAAACTCTTAAAGATTAGTTGTTGAGAATTTTTATTATTCCTTATCTTTTCCAACTTCGTTGAAAGTGGTCCATCTCCATGTGGTGAGTGAGCCATTGCTAAACATAGATACGTTGCATTTTAACTTTATTACTGTATCTTCAACTCCCAACCACTTCAAACACTAGCTTCTACATTCTAATAAACCTTTAATTTAATGCATCATCACGTTTCTAATTTGTTGCTGTTTTCCATAGGGTCTAAAATAGCATATCAATTATTCAAGTTTTTAAACATGTTGTATTTGCATTTGTGTGTTAGGTATAAATATGTCATGCCTTTTATGGTCTGAGTTTAGATCATCACATGTTACTGAATCCTTTTTGATTGAGTACTTCAGACTGGCTTAAACTTTTGAAAGAAGTTATTCATtatatgataaataatttttagaaCTAATTTGACATTTATAATTGATCatcttttgtgtttaaatttcACAGGAACAAAGCAACAACTATTATACCGGCTAAGTAGATTTGAGAAATTGGCTGAGTTAGATCCATTGGAACTTGAGCAAAGAATGTTAGATCAAGAAAACAACCAGTATGGAACATATATCAACGAGGATAGTTGCGGAGACGGCGATAGCGAATTGTCACATGAAGAAAAGGAATTGAGAGAAATAGTGTATGCAATCGTCAACCAATCAAGCAGATGGCGAGTTCCGGAGGATCTCAAGAGACTAGTTTATGATCTCATTATGGAGGAAGAGATTGCGGAATTTGATTGCCCAAGAGATAAGGAGATGGTGATAGAAAGGGTTTGTAAGAGGTTGGAACTATGGAAGGAAGTGGAGTCCAACACCATTGATATGATGATAGATGAGGACTTCTCAAGAGAGGAAAGTGGGTGGAAGAAAAATTCACAACAGGTAAGAGACTTGGCTGGAGAACTTGAGCTTGCTATCTTTGCCCTTTTAATGGAGGAATTTTCAGAGGAACTAGTGTATTAAAAGGGAAGTGCAAGTCTTTTCACCTAGTGTGATTTCAAGATCGGCTAACATTACTTACCCTTAATCTGTTGTTTTCACGATTTGAATCCGTGACCTTGTATGTTAAAAAGGATTGTTGAGTGTGCCGGAATTTCGTTTGGCGGGGTTTGAAAAGAAATATATGACTCCTAACATTACCCCTGTTCTAAGAAAAACCCCAAGATTTGAATCCATGACCTTCAGATCACAAGATATAACATCAGGGTAGACACACTTGATCTTTTGGATGTTCATATGGGCAAATTTTAAAGCTGTTGATGACAGGATTGTAGTatgaataattatgtttattcTTTATTAGAAGAGTACAGTCTCACATGCAACTTATTAGGATAGGCTAATTAGATAAAAACAGTCCTAAATAGATTATGTGAGTTTAAGGGGAAACATAAGAAATGTGTACATGACTTATGTAGTACTTGGCTGAGGATGTTGTAAATTATTTACCTTCGTTTCTTATACACTATCATTTCTATTTTCAGTTTTTCACTAATCATGTTATGttcaaaatttatttgaaaattttagATTCCAATTTGGTTATTCATTGTTCAAGATAGTGTGTGTTTGCTTATACTTCTtataaaccaaaataaaattgcaaaacATGCGTACTCAACTTTCACTATAAAAAGACAGTTCAGTGCACAAATATTCGAAGTTAGCATAGGATTTAGAAAAGGGTCTCATCAAGAAAGCAATTTAACATGATAATTACATTTCACTGCTTGAATTATATGTCTCCTCCAACAAACTTCATCATGAAAAAGGAGGAATATGAGAGAGTCTAGGCCAGTGTAGTGTAGACAGAATAATGTAATTTTGAGAAGCTGAAGCAAGAAAGGAACAATTTGACAATGACTAATCAATCTTTTTTCATTCTTGCTTTGTAATTTgtttctcctttttttctttttcttttccaaaattgATTCATTGTGTATTTTATTCATGGCTACTTAGCTTCTCTGTAGCTGGTTATGCCTTTCAACTATCAGTAGTGATCAATCAATATCGTTTGGTACCCTTATGGATAAGGaatttattcaaaaagtaaaaaGGAGGGTGCTGTTAATTAGTTCATTTAAAAAAGTGACCTGCTAGTTTGGTTTATTTAAtaacctctctttttttttcctcttgTTTTTGTTAATGGGTCTATTTTACTTAATgagttaattataaatttttatgtaGGCCCATCACAGATGACCTGCCAAGGACATTCTATTGTAAGCCCATTAAGGTGTGGTTGCCATCCTAGTGGGCTTTGAACATCTTGAACAGAGCCCATTATGCTAACAGGTTACGGTCCAAAAAGATAAATActctatataattatttttatgtaaagtaaaaagttaaaaattattatataataatttagtcaaatatattaaattatgtaAGAGCAACGCATTCGGATTTTTAAGAAGATCGAAGATTTACTCAACATGAATTAGGAAGTACAAATTAAGCACATCGGTTAAAATAAAAGATCCTAAATGCTGAGCCAAGTTACCATTTTGTATACAAGACCTGATCTAGTAGtctataattctatatatatattttgcaacAGGTGTATTTGGATTTGGAATTTGTCTAGGTCAAATAATAGATAAAATCCTTAAATATTATGTGTAAATATGATGTGGGTGAGTTTGTAATACCGAATATTANNNNNNNNNNNNNNNNNNNNNNNNNNNNNNNNNNNNNNNNNNNNNNNNNNNNNNNNNNNNNNNNNNNNNNNNNNNNNNNNNNNNNNNNNNNNNNNNNNNNNNNNNNNNNNNNNNNNNNNNNNNNNNNNNNNNNNNNNNNNNNNNNNNNNNNNNNNNNNNNNNNNNNNNNNNNNNNNNNNNNNNNNNNTAGCCTCCAAGTGATATTAGACTCATTCTAAAAGATTATTGTAAATTAAAGGAGCTACTACTCCGTTTaaattctgtatttttatttttctaatcatgTGTATTTTTGTTacgaaaattttaattaaatcatTTTTCTTAATTAAGCTTATCCGAAAGCAACGGTAATACAAGAAAGGgcttgataaaagataaacaggCCAAATAAAGGATAACATATGTACGTGTACACCCTCATCAACAAAACTTTATAAAACTATATATAATAACAAAGAGTAATGTTATGGTGTAGGTGTGGTAATTAGAAATTGGGAGGGGATAGTTATGGCTACTGCCACGTTGGAGACTCATTACTTATTTTCAGTTATGAAAATATTTATGGGTTTGAATATAGTAGTCTaaggatatttttttgatttgaaAATAGAAAGTGATAACATTGGAGTTGTAGAGATTTTAGTCTCAACACATAAATCTATTGGTCTTTTTGGCACCATCATAGTAAACTATAAAGCTCTTTTAAATAGGTTTAGGCtttacaaatttttatatgtgAAAAGAGGAGATAATTTAGTAGCGCATTCTCTAACTAATTTGGTACTTATCAGACCAAATTTAATATGGCTGAAAAAAACTCCTTTAGAGATTTGTAATTTGGTCCATTTAGATATTTTAGCATTGCTGTTTAATATAaagttttctttaaaaaaatgttATATGACCATATAAAATTTAGGAAAAAAGATAGATAGATCTCTGCAGTACTTGGGGGATTAGTCATTGGGTTTTCAGTCTGATGAATATCCTAGTGCGAACAAAAAAAAAgcatttaaatacaaaaaaaaattctgatTTTAACAAACAGAGGACAACTTAATCCTTCCATCCATTTGCTTCTCATACACCAAACAAAACTGGATGACGTGGTTGAAACAGTGTTCAGGTGTCTATTACGGTGCCACGCTGGAAGGGGAATAAAGTTCGAAGTATTGCTGATAAAAACGATGTCGTTTTGCAAAGGTAGCCCATTCTTCCTTGGTGCATCCTTCCTCTTTAGTGAATCCTTCTTGTtctctttcatttttctctttggtACAGCCACTTTTTTTCCCTTGTAAGTCATACTTCTCTTATTTTTGGTACGCTTCTCTTCTCCACTGCTCTCCTCATCATTACTGTCATCATTATACCCCGGAAGTGGAGGCTTGTAAGGTTCATCCTTCGTGCTCTTGTAGCCGTCATCAAAGGATGATGTCATCAGATTATCATAGATGTCATCTAGTTCTATGCACTCAACATTCCCACTTACTATCAAACCAGTATATTGCCTTGTAGTCAGGATATCCTAAACCTTCGTACAACTTCACCAAATCaccaaagttgataaaatctatgTCCATCTctgaaaatttttctatttttccattCACATAAACAAGTTCCCCGTCACCATTCCTCACAAACTTTTCTCCATGGTAAAAAATTACATATCTATCAGTCATCTGTAATttttaaacaaaaacaaaatcaacCCACAATGCATAGAACCCTAAGAAACTTTAAAAAGAGGAcacaataatttttttcaaataaactGAAACACAAAGCAACCATGGCAGAATGCATTTACATGCATCGCACTCTACACTAAATGGAACCCTAATGCGAAACGTTGTGGATTTGCTTACCTTGATTGATGGCTAAACTTCTTCAGCATACGAACTTCGTTTCTCCTACTCCACCTTCTTCGATGACGCTTTAGTTTCGTTTCAGAGGGAAGAGAGTTCTGGCTTGATGAAGGGGTTAGGGTAGTATATGGTAATTTCTGTCTTGCTAAAGGGTTTTTAATAAGaatagtgtaacaccctaatacttTTAAATTGAGTTAAGCTTTATTTAGATTATATTTAGTAGCTGATATTCAAAACCTTGCGGAATTCTTCTTTTAAAACAAATatgaaatatttatataaaataatttatagataaaaatattgaataattagtttttgttagaatagttactagttgaaaaatataagtgAATTTGAAAATACTAACATAAAAAACCGGTGTGCTAAACTATGAAGGTACAATAATGACAAGCTTTACTCATACCAAATAAAAAAGGAAATATAATAGTTACAATTGCAATCAGTCAATAAGGATAAAACAAGACATAtaaaaaatcctaattctcttaatTTGTTTAACTATGGCTAAAACAATCGCATATTCTTTCTTCTTAAGGTAAACGTTTAATGTTTTGTATCTACGTCCTCGATAGCTTGCTCCCACTAGTGCACCTATCTTTTCACCTCAACTGTATTGCTTCGTACTGCATCGTTCCTGAAGATGGTACGGAGAGAGGGGTGAGAAACAAAAGTTTCTCAGTAGTTTATCTATATGGTGT from Arachis ipaensis cultivar K30076 chromosome B02, Araip1.1, whole genome shotgun sequence harbors:
- the LOC107626407 gene encoding uncharacterized protein LOC107626407: MAQKKNKHFLHELLSEDQEPFLLNNYISDKQNQLTIHFSKQKPGTLKTSTLFPIHHLCKNALCFNYSSTAPPTTTPDITKSPLFRISQRSSTKSPCSARASSPNAMFLHVPARTASILLEAALRIQKHSNSRNTNGFGFFGSFFRRFTHRGRRNKRQIQSNDNNVKRKKKVKDILKFELDLGRRTTTKEEEENKKKENVMVDASGVGFRCSCSEEGVCSSSSVHDDDDNDLFCESPFRFVLQRSPSATSSSGRRTPEFSSPASSPNRHRTEDKEHNNNNGDDSINKFQSGKQEEEEEEKEQCSPVSVLDPPFEDDDDVHESNDDDEEGFDLDCSYANVQRTKQQLLYRLSRFEKLAELDPLELEQRMLDQENNQYGTYINEDSCGDGDSELSHEEKELREIVYAIVNQSSRWRVPEDLKRLVYDLIMEEEIAEFDCPRDKEMVIERVCKRLELWKEVESNTIDMMIDEDFSREESGWKKNSQQVRDLAGELELAIFALLMEEFSEELVY